GCAGCGCCGCCACCGGCTCCACGGTGTCCACGGTGTGACCATGGGACCGATAGGCGCGGATCAGCTCCTGCCACTGATCCTGGGCCAGGTCGACGTCCACGGGGGTGTCCGGATGCATCCAGGGATTGATCGAGTACTGCACGGCGAAGTGTCTGGGTTCGCAGACGAGAAAGCGCCGAAGGCGCGGCACACGGCTGTCGGGCACAGAGGGTTTCTCCGCTTCCTGACGGTGTCGACGGGGATGACACCACGGTAGGAATCGGGACCGGCGCACGACAAGAAACGAACGTTGCGTGTTCACGCAGTAATCCTGCGTAGAGAACCGGCTCAGCGCAGGTTCGCTGCGTCCTGCGTCGCCCCGGCCTCCGGAGCCTCCGGCAGCAGGTGCGACAGCACCATGTAGCTGATCGTCTTCCGGATGAACGGCTCGGTGCGGATCCGCTCCAGCACCTCCTCGAAATGCTCCACGTCCACCGCCCGCACGTGCAGCAACGCGTCGGCGCCACCGGTCACCGTCATCGCCGCCGTGATCTCCGGATGGTTGCGCACCACCTCCGCGAGCCGCCGGGGCGGCGCCGCGCCCTCGCAGTACACCTCCACGTACGCCTCCGTGCGCCAGCCGAGCGCCGCCGGCTGCACCGTGGCCGTGAAGCCGGTGATCACCCCGGTCTCCCGCAACCGGTCCACCCGCCGCTTGACCGCGGTGGCCGAAAGGCCGACGGTCGCGCCGATCTCGGCGAAGCTGGTCCTCGCGTTCGCCATCAACGCTGTGATGATCTTGCGATCGAGCTCGTCGAACGCCGCGGACT
The DNA window shown above is from Streptomyces akebiae and carries:
- a CDS encoding Lrp/AsnC family transcriptional regulator, with product MNSKSAAFDELDRKIITALMANARTSFAEIGATVGLSATAVKRRVDRLRETGVITGFTATVQPAALGWRTEAYVEVYCEGAAPPRRLAEVVRNHPEITAAMTVTGGADALLHVRAVDVEHFEEVLERIRTEPFIRKTISYMVLSHLLPEAPEAGATQDAANLR